Below is a window of Struthio camelus isolate bStrCam1 chromosome 14, bStrCam1.hap1, whole genome shotgun sequence DNA.
ATACAGTATTAACCAAGACACCATGTTGAGAAACTGCTTTGCCTAGTAAAACTAGTGATTCACAACTACCCAGTCTTTTCCATCATTAACAGCAGAGCAATTAGCTAGAGCAGAATTTGGTTTCAGGAGACCAACAAAAATGGTGCTATTTAAACCTGTTGCCCATCATGAACTTAAGTCttcttaaaaatagctttagtCACTTTTATTGGTAGAAACACCTAAATTGAGATCTAACAGCAAATAAGGATTGCTCATCCATAATAACCTCAGCTGTGAAATCTACTCAGACACAAGACATACAACCTTCTATATACATAAGTTACTTGTCAGCAAAGCAGTATGCTGCCATTCTGAAACAATTACATACAGTAAaggttttcaatattttattaaagaaaacagtCAAAATGTACAAGTATTACCCAGGTTTGTAGATAACTTCCTATAAAGGCAGTAAAATATGAATTTCAATCTAGGTTTAAAAACTGCTATagttgattatttttaaagttgatattttaaaatcacgTTTCACAAATAGTTCGGAAATATTACCAAATGAATAGTGCAACAAGAAAATTGAAATTAGTTCTACGCTGTGTTTGCATGTCAAGCAAAAGTTTTAAGTAACTGCTTTAAATACTTAAATCATTTGAGAATGAACAACCCAACAGCTCCCACCAAAAACTGACTTCTGACCACATTAGAAGTGTCCTCTTCTTGTTCTTCaattaaaatcaaataataataaaacaacacCTCTTGAGGTCATCAAAAATAACTTTAGTATAAAATTGTCTTGGCCTTTATCAAATATTACATGAGTAAAATCGTTAAGCCTTTATCAAAACAGacaggaataggaaaaaaaatgtcatggCCTTAATCCGTATCTGTTGGAATCACGTCTAGAAACGTTAGAAGCAAGACCAGAAACTTGGagccctgttttgtttttaaaaaccacACAAtcacacagaaaaacagcttcttaCAGCCTAAGGTTTGGGGGTGTTTTCCTGGAGTGCCTGTTCCCACAGACAGCAACCTTTTATGTTCTGAGAGCATAcgcaaaatatagaaaaataaataaaatagcttcTTACAGCCTAAGGTTTGGGTGCTGGGCGGTGGTTTAGTACATCCCCCACAGGTCACACTCTGGAGATCATATGCAGAACCACAGAAAATGGTATCCACCTTTCTTGCTTTTCCGACTGAGAAAAGCCTCCCTACATCCCGAAGCTCTTGAGATCGCAAAGGATCGTGCCCTGGGTGCTCTGGATGCTTTGGCAGCACGGGAAGTGGGCTCGGAGACAGACCCTGAGCTCCTTGTTGAAGATGAAGCAAAGGATGGGGTTGACCCCTGCCTGGGCAAACGTCATCCAGACGGAGGTGGTCAGGTAGACCTGGGGGATGGAGCTGGCCTTAATGAAGACCCGCAGGTAGCAGGCCACAATGTAGGGGGAccagaggagcaggaagagcaaggTGATCATGTAGAACATCTTGCAGAGCCTTTTCTCCATCTTAAACTCCTCCAGCACCAGCAGCCTCTTGATCTGGCTGTGGGTAGCCTGCCTTATGCCCACGAGGGTGGGCGGTGTGGGCCCCCTGCCAAAGCCAGCTGTCCAGTTTGCAGCCGCTTGGCCGGTGGCCCCCGGCCCGTGGAAGGTCCAGTTCTGGCTGATGGCTGGTACCAGCTGGGCCGGCTTCATCTTGCGGTGGCCGTGGATGAAGAAGAGCAGCTTGATGTAGACCAGGTGGGTGGCAGCGATGACAGCCGCCAGCATGAGCATGAAGCCCAGCGTGTCGTTGGCCTTGACGTAGCGGTGCTCAAAGATGCACTGCTCC
It encodes the following:
- the GPR27 gene encoding probable G-protein coupled receptor 27; this translates as MANGSELGSSSSPHLPSAGGLLSASGLKLATLGLILCVSLAGNVLFAWLILKDRHLHRAPYYLLLDLCLADGLRSLACFPFVMLSVRSGAGAWPHGPLSCKVLAFLAVLFCFHAAFLLFCVGVTRYMAIAHHRFYAKRMTGWTCLAVVCMVWTLSMAMAFPPVFDVGTYKFIREEEQCIFEHRYVKANDTLGFMLMLAAVIAATHLVYIKLLFFIHGHRKMKPAQLVPAISQNWTFHGPGATGQAAANWTAGFGRGPTPPTLVGIRQATHSQIKRLLVLEEFKMEKRLCKMFYMITLLFLLLWSPYIVACYLRVFIKASSIPQVYLTTSVWMTFAQAGVNPILCFIFNKELRVCLRAHFPCCQSIQSTQGTILCDLKSFGM